Within the Debaryomyces hansenii CBS767 chromosome E complete sequence genome, the region TCGCACATGCTATGTGCATAATGCGAAGGTTAATTTCACCTCCTTCCGCTAAATTAGAAACCTTTCGTCCACTTCGTAGCACACTTTAGATGTCGATAAAGATGGTCCAGACTGACATTCTGAATTCATTCAACCGTagtttatttcaataatagtGATACATTGTCAGGGTGTCTGCATTTTCAGGAAACAAGGGATTGGAGAAAGGAGgcatttattgaaatagtTGCAAACTTGTTCACATGGATACCtgtattatataatctGCATAGATACCAAATCCCgatatgaagaatttacGTAGATAACAAAGaccaataattattaaaagttCGGACAGTTAGACGGATTTAACAAGATAATGGTACACGAAGTAATTATGGATGTAGATACAgtatgaaaatattatatgaaaaatatattagtttgcaagaaaatgaatatgaaaatctaataatgaaataatgataatgagaTGATAATGCAATTTAAGAGATGTAGAAAGCTGGCTTTCTTGCccttaattttttatttggAGATTCCACAGAAGTGTCATCATCGATTGATCTTTTTCTGCCATGAAAAAAGTTGGCTGTAGTTGTAATAGTAGGCATATGCAATGGGGGATGAATATCCACCGGTGACCTGGCAGGAAACGAGTCAAAAGATAAGTTCTCTGGCGAAGCTTTTGGCGACGGAAGCAATTCGCTGGTAGTTGAGGAAATGGAATGGTTGTATGAGTGGGTGTTGGTCGGAACTTGAGCAGGTGAGTGCGGTGGAAGTTGAATTCTGGGGGATATGTTATTGGAAACAGGTGTCCTTGGAAAGTTAGCGTAACATGAGCTTTGGGACGACTGTTCAtggatttgaaatttcgGGGTGATTGGTGTGATGTTGGCGTTGCGATCGTTGACGTAGTGTATCATgatcttcattaatttgagAGATGGTCCAGTTTCACTGAAGTACTTTAACTTCAACGAAGGAGGTGGacatttcaatatcttcaataaattcttgTAAAATGAGTTGAATGATGCGAGATCAAAGATGGAATCTTGGTCCAAGTACGAATTGAGATGCTTCAAGGCACTCTCCAACTTGATAGGAACCTTACAAATAAGCAAACTAGTCAATAGTCCTCCCAATGCTATTTGTGATGAgttattgttgaaataGATGTTTGGGTAAAACTGAATCAATTCACAGATGTACACGGCCATGGTCTTGACATTATTCTTGTTGGCAGGCGACGACTCAATAAACTTGGTTGAGTCCAACATGTTGATGTAGATCTCTATAAACTGGTCGAACGTAGGGTTACTGATCAACCAGTTCAATGACTTCAACACATGATTCTCCATTTCCAAAAAGAGCTTCTTGTCATAGCAGTTACAGCACATCTTGCACAAGTCGAACAACGACGGTATCTTGAACTTGGCATCCAAATTCTTGCAACTGATCCAGAGACTTGTCAAACCCAACAATTGGTAATGCTGCTTCTTCACAATCCTGGTGGAGCAGTATCTGTCAATTAAGTTCACTGTAAGTGGAAACGTCGACAACGACAAATTCAACTTACTGATCACGTCCATCAAAAAGTCAAGCAATAATGGCCTCATCTTTAAATTGATTTCTGGTTGTTGTTGTATCAACGATAAATTGGGGGAGGTAGTACTTTGTATCGAACTCAAGTGGTATAGAATATCTACCTGATATTCATCTATATTTAATCGTTGTTCCATAGTGGCTGTATGTAACAGACAGAGGTTAAAATGTTTTTTAGGTGTAAGATGTATGAAAAACTTTGATGAAACGAATGAATGTACAATTAAACTGAATTAATCATAGAGACGtataaagaattaaagatgTCGTTACAATCACTTCACTTCCTCAAATTAAAGTTTTATGATTTACGtccttatatatatattcaagttGTCCATCAGTTCTACCTCTGCAACCAGGATTTTCTGATACGCTCCTATTTTTCACCTTACTGCTGTATACACTCCTCGCATTTGACTTCATTCATCATAATGTCGTTGGGACTAAGTATATTGACTCTTAGCATAATTTTGAGAGAGGCGAAGACTGCATGCAAACCACTGTAAAGCAATAGacattgaaagaaaataacCTGAGGCTTCTTACAATAACACCACGCAACCATGGTAGCATCGTGGAAACTATACCCATTGGTCGATGGTTACTACGAGCAAATAATGTCGTGAAGTTTATTTCGGTTATCTAAccaagaaataaatttatgACGGGTCGAGGGTGGCCATGC harbors:
- a CDS encoding DEHA2E11968p (similar to ca|CA2950|CaCLN2 Candida albicans CaCLN2 G1/S-SPECIFIC CYCLIN CLN2), with amino-acid sequence MEQRLNIDEYQVDILYHLSSIQSTTSPNLSLIQQQPEINLKMRPLLLDFLMDVISKLNLSLSTFPLTVNLIDRYCSTRIVKKQHYQLLGLTSLWISCKNLDAKFKIPSLFDLCKMCCNCYDKKLFLEMENHVLKSLNWLISNPTFDQFIEIYINMLDSTKFIESSPANKNNVKTMAVYICELIQFYPNIYFNNNSSQIALGGLLTSLLICKVPIKLESALKHLNSYLDQDSIFDLASFNSFYKNLLKILKCPPPSLKLKYFSETGPSLKLMKIMIHYVNDRNANITPITPKFQIHEQSSQSSCYANFPRTPVSNNISPRIQLPPHSPAQVPTNTHSYNHSISSTTSELLPSPKASPENLSFDSFPARSPVDIHPPLHMPTITTTANFFHGRKRSIDDDTSVESPNKKLRARKPAFYIS